TAAACTGTAATTGGCTGTTTTTTAGGTTTATTTTCGTCTATATTTACAATAGTACCGCCTTTATTTACAAAAGCTTCAATCTGCTCGGCTACTGCATCCTGGACATCTTCCCATTCTACGATACTGAATCTTTCAACAGCAATAAAATTCCCTGAAATATAAACAGTCTTCACAAACGGAAGATAAAATAACTGCTGGGCTAATGGTGAAGATTGTGCTTCATCAATGTTTTTAAATTCAAAATTTTGATTTTGTGTGATGAAATCATCAAATTCAAACTTTATAATGGTAGGATTTTGAGTTTCTTTTATAGTGATTTTTGCCATGTCTTTATATTTTTTGTAAATTTAATAAAGTTATCTTCTACTAATAGCTATATTTGGTTTTTTAATAAAACAATTAAGATTCTTTTTGTAATCAATCTTGTTAAAATTTAAAATGCGGCTAATAAGTTTATTTTGCATGGAATTGAAAATCAGAATCTTATTTGTTTTCATAATTACTTCATTCTATTCTTATTCACAAGAAGGGATTCCGGTATATTCTGATTATTTATCAGATAATTATTATTTAATTCATCCTTCTATGGCCGGTGCTGCAAATTGTGCAAAAATAAGGCTTACGGCCAGAAAGCAGTGGTTTGGTCAGGATGATGCGCCCTCTTTACAAACGTTAAGTTTTAATGGAAGAATTGGAGAAAGATCCGGTGCGGGGATTATTGTTTTTAACGATAAAAATGGATATCATTCACAAAAAGGAGTAAAGCTTACTTATGCACATCATATTATGTTTTCAAGAAGTGAGCTGGATTTGAATCAGCTTTCTTTTGGGATCAGTGGAGGTTTGATTCAGAGTCAGCTTGATGAAACTTCATTTGGAGGAACTTTTGACCCAATTGTTTTTGGATCAATACAAAACAATTCTTATTTTAATGTTGATGTAGGGGCATCTTATAATTTTTTGGATTTTTATGCCCATTTAACTGTTCAGGGACTTATTGAAACCAGAAGGCAATTGTATACAGATTATGAAAGTGATAATTTAAGAAAATTTCTTTTGAGCGCGGGATATGTTTTTGGAAAAAGTGAAAATATCACGTGGGAGCCTTCTATTTTATTTCAATATTTTGATCAGACAAAAGAAAAATCTATCGACCTTAATTTAAAAGCGTATAAAAATATGGACTTTGGGAGTATATGGGCTGCACTGTCTTACAGAAGAAGTTTTGATGGAGCGAGATACAGCGGAGGAAGCGGATCAGGTGACCAAAAATTACAATATATAACTCCTATTATTGGTCTTAATTATAAAAAATTCATGTTTGCTTATACCTATTCAAACGTAACGGGTGATGTGAAATTTGATACAGGAGGATATCACCAGATAACTCTTGGTATTAACTTATTTTGTAAAAGAGAACGCTACGATTGTAAATGTCCAGCGGTTAATTAAATTTAGATATCATGTTGATAAAAGCTGTAAACGGAAAATCTCCTGTAATTCCTGATGATTGTTATATTGCCGAAAATGCTACTATTGTTGGCGATGTAACTTTTGGTGATTCCTGTAGTGTTTGGTTTAATGCTGTTATTCGGGGAGACGTAAATTTTATTAAAATTGGGAATAAAGTAAATATTCAGGACGGGGCGATTATACATTGTACGTATCAAAAGCATCCCACAATTATTGGCAATAATGTTTCAATTGGACACAATGCTATTGTACATGGCTGTACTATTCAGGATAATGTTTTGATTGGAATGGGAGCTATTGTAATGGACAATTGCGTGGTAGAAAGTAATTCGATTATTGCAGCCGGAGCGGTTTTAACACAAAATACAGTTGTAGCCTCAGGAAGTATTTATGCTGGTGTCCCTGCCAAAAAAGTGAAAGATATTGATCAGTCAAATTTCGCGGGTGAAATTGAGCGCATCTCTAATAATTATGTGATGTATTCGGGCTGGTTTAAAGAATAATTTCAAAATATAAAAAGCAATATTTTAAGTTCTAATGAAATTCGAACAATATTGGAATTTGGAATTTTTTGTTTGTAAATTTTAAAAAAGTTATAAATTGATTCTTTCGAAAAAGGCATTTTTATAGCTTTCGCTAATCGGAATTCGTTTATCACTAATCAAAACCTTATTTTTTTGTATTGATTTTACATGTTTGATGTTGATAATATAAGACCTGTGTATTCTCGAAAATCCTTTGCTGAAAAGCAAATTTTCTAATTTTATCAGACTAATCAGAGTGAGTGTGAATTTATTGTCTGTTGTATAAATTTTCACATAATCTTTTAAACCTTCGATAAATAAAATATCAGCGAAATTCATTTTAACATTTTCATATTCAGCTCTTACAAACATAAAATCCTGTTCTAATTCAGGAATTGTAGTGTTTTCAGAAATAGCCTGAACGGTTGGAGGATTTAAAACTTGCTGTGCCCGGACTACAGCTTTCAGGAATCGGTGAAACGGAATTGGTTTTACTAAATAATCTACTGCACCAAGATTAAAACCTTCAACAGCATAATCAGAATAAGCTGTTGTGAAAATAATTAAAGGCTTTTTTTCGATAGTATTTAAGAATTCAATACCTGAAAAATGAGGCATCTGAATATCAAGGAAAATTAAATCTACATTGTTTTGATTAATAAAAGACACTGCATCAATAGCATTATTAAAAGTGCTTATTAATTCTAATGAATCTACTTTGCTAACAAAATCTTTTAGCAAATCTACTGCTAAAGGTTCATCATCTATAATTACACATTTCATCTTTTTAGATTTAAATTTTAATAAATTAATCGGGTAAAAGTAGCTTTAAACAAACGACTTACATTTTAAAATTTAGTTAAATATTCAGTAAGCTTATTTCGTTTATTGTTGATTTATTGAATGTCAGTTTGTATTTTATCTAATTTTAAATTCAGATGTACACGATAATATTGGCTGTCTTGTTTTATTGTCAACTCATGTGCATTAGGATATAGCAAATCCAGCCTGTTTTGAATATTTGCTAAACCAATACCTGAATTTTCAGGGTCTTTTTCATAATTCTCAATTGTATTTTCTGTCCAAAAATCGAGATCATTTTCAATAATGATAATCTTGATTTTTACATGAGCAGCTCCTTTATAATCAGTACCGTATTTAAAGGCATTTTCAATAAATGAAATTAACAATAAAGGCTCGATGAATTTATTTTTAGGATCTCCGTGAATATTTATAACTATGTCTTCAATATTGTTGAGCCTTAACTTTTGTAATTCAATATAATTCTGAATATAATTGATTTCTTTTTCTAAAGCCACCGTTTTATTATCTGTTTCATACAGCATATACCGCATTAATTCTGATAATGTTACGATGGCATCAGGAACCAAATCAGATTTTTTATGAGCCAAAGAATAGATGCTGTTGAGAGAATTAAATAAAAAATGTGGATTAGTCTGTTTTCGTAAATAATTTAATTCAGTATTAGTCCTGTGTGTTTCGGCAATTAATTTGTTTTGTTGGTTTTGATAAAATTCCGTTAAGGTCCTAATGATGGTACTAATGGTCGTAATTAAAAGATAGAAAAATGAAGGTCCAATTTTAAAAAAAAGTGGCTGTTTATGCAGACGGAATTTCATTCTGCCTTCTTTCAAAAACATCTTTGCTTCCTCAGGCATCATTTTAGGAGGCATCATATTTTGCATACGTAAATGATTGAATTCAGGAATAAAATAATTAATCCTGATAACCATAAAAAGTAAAATCAGTGCCAGGACAAAAATAAAATACAGCCAATATTTTTTTTCCAGAAGCAATATGGGTACCAGATAAAAATAGTTGAGATAAAATAAAATAATTCCGGTTCCCCATTGTACATAGAAATCATTATTAATTCTAAAAGGACTTTCGTAAAACTGAATCAATGATGTCAATATAAAGAATGTCCATATAGTAATATGGAATAAAACTTTATTTGAATTTGTATTTTTAAGGGTACCGATATTCATTTACATTTTTATTTTTAATAAAATTAAATCATTTTTGGTTACCGATGGCGATCTGTTTTGATTGAGTTTTTTTACTACTAATCCGGCGACTTTTAAGGCGTCATCTTCTGAGCGAAAACTTTTAGTTTCACTGATAACCGGAATAATGGTTTGCTTGATTATAATTTTATCTTGATACGAAATTGTATATCCCCAGCCCGAGGCAGTTTTTATAGATTCAGCATGTAGTGTTTTCTTTTGTGTACAAGCTGTCAACTGCAGGAAAAATACAATAAAAAGCAAATTCTTCCAGAAGAATCTCCGGAAGAATTTTAAATTTTTGGGATTAATTATCATCATCATTTTGTGCTTCAAGTGGCTTAAATTCCCAGGCATCATCGAAGTACGTTGAACCAATTCGTCCTAACATTAAAAAACCTCTGTTGTTAATGGCAAAACCTACGGCATCAGTTCTGGCTGCTCCTTCAAGAGCTGTTCTCTCTATCCAAAGATCAGTTGTTGGGTTATATTCCCATACGGTTTTAATACCTTCACCTCCAACCACATAACCTAATCCATTTAGGCTGAAACTAGATGCGTTTGAACGGGTTATCGCATAGTCATCATTCCAGCTGTAATCATCATCATCGTCCTGATCAATGTCTCGCAGCCTTGTCCAAACTTCAGTTTCAGGATTAAATTCCCAAAAATCTGCCTGATTTACACTGTTATTTACGCCAGTTCCCAAGTAAGCTTTATCGTTTATAATAAACACTGTAGCATTTCGTCTTTTATTTCCACTAAATCCACTAACAAGTGTCCATGTATTGTCAGTGTCGTTATACTGATAGAAATCTTTTAGATAATTTCCGTCATACCCAGTTCCGAAATACGCTTTTCCGCCTACCTGAAAACCAACGGCTCCATAACGTGCTGTTCCTCCAAAATCGGCTTTTGCTTCCCAGCTATTGCTCACAGGATCGTATTGGTAAAAGTCTTTCAGCTTATTAGTTCCATCATATCCAAGACCAATATAGCCTTTACCATTAAGTTCAAAAGCAGATGCAGAACTTCTTCCTATCCCAACAAAATCAGCTTTTTGCTCCCAATAATCACCATTTGAGTTGTAAGCCCATAAATCTTTTAAATATTCGTCTCCTGTGTAGCCTGTCGTAACATAAGCATAATCCCCAATTACAAAACTGGCAGCACTAGATCTGGCAGGTCCGTCAAAAGCAGATTTTTTAATCCAGTTCCCTATTAATTCATCATCTTCATCATCGTTGCTGCAGCCTGTAAAAAAAAGGCCTGATAATAAAGTTGCAAATAATATCCCTTTTTTAAAATTATTCATAGTTTGAAATTTATTTATTGTTTGTATTTGATCCCAATGCTTAAAATGTAACCATCGCCACTGTTAAAATCATATAGTTTATGATTGTTTTCGTCTACTAAATCGTATTGTTTGTTAAAATCGTAACCTGCTTTAAAATTTACAAACCAGTTTTTATCCATATTCCTTTCATACTCAAAAGCTGTTGTAATTTGAGAAGTGCTGATTTTGGTTCCATTACTATATGATTCAAGAGACTTATCCAGATGGTAAAAGTTCCCGTTGAAGTTATTGCTTACACTAAATTTGTTTCGCTCATTGTTGGAATAAGATATTGCCGAATCTGGAAAACCTATTAAAATATTGGTTTGATTTATTTTTCCGTAAAAAGACAGCGTCGGAATAAATTTAGGAGTACCAAAAATTGTTGATCTTTCGACACCAATATTTAATCCTATTTTTGAAGTCAGCTGCTGCTTCAATTGGAAGCTCCCTAAAAGGCTTACATCAGAAATGCCTAAATTTTGTTGAAAATTGATTGTTGGTTTAACTGAAAAATTCAATTTCGTAACCTCAGAAATTTTATGTGATATTTCGAATTTGTTTTGAATCTGATTAAACTGATTCAGGTTCTCAAAATCATAATAAGCTTGTGCGTCGTATTTTATTTTCAGATTTGTGTACTCTAATTTATTTGTAATCTCATTTTTATCATCTATTTTTTTATAAATAGCGATACCGGTATTCGTTTCATTAAAATTTATTTTTTCTGTTGGCTCCGTCTTTAAATTAAAATCAACAATAAGCTTTTCCTGCGCTTTCATATTAAGGAAGCTAATCCAAAACAGCACCAAGACCAAATCCTTTTTTTTCATTATTTAATTAATTGATTCAAAAGTAGGAGGGAGTCTGTTTTAAAAAAAAGAATATATATGTATGGGGCATTTTGGTAGACCAAATGGCAATTTTTTGGGCTTAAAGAGTTATTTGTCTGCCAGTGTATTTTGTAGATGTTTTTGGGCTTTCTATAGTATAAAAATGAAGGCTTGTATATGTTATAGTGTTGCCCAGAAATGTGCCTTTTATATTTGTTCAAAAATTCGGATTATGTATAAGTTTATATTGATGTTGTTTTTTGGATTTGCTGTGGTTTCATGTGGTACAGATACAGATGCTGGCGAATTTGTTGTTGGCTCTGATTATCTGTCGGTAAACAACAAAGTGATTTTAATTGATACGGTTACAGTTGAAATGTCTACCATCAATTTCGATTCCCTTATTACTTCTAATAAGAGTAGGATTTTGATAGGGAATTATGACGACCCTTTATTTGGTAAAGTAAAATCAAGCAGTTATTTTCAACTGGCATCAGATTCATATTCTTTAATTAGTACCAGTGATACAGAATCAGCAAATTATGTTTTTGATTCTATTTCGATGATTTTAAAATATGATAATTACTATTATGGAGATACAACCAGGGTACAGACTTTCAATATCCATAGACTCATTCAAAAGGTCAAACCTAATACTGATGATGATTCATTTTATAATAATTCCGCTTTGAATTACAGCTCAGAAAGTTTGGGGACCATTTCGTATAAACCCAGGCCAATAGAAAAAGATTCTATAAATGTAAAAATGGATG
The Flavobacterium flavigenum genome window above contains:
- a CDS encoding DUF4907 domain-containing protein, encoding MMMIINPKNLKFFRRFFWKNLLFIVFFLQLTACTQKKTLHAESIKTASGWGYTISYQDKIIIKQTIIPVISETKSFRSEDDALKVAGLVVKKLNQNRSPSVTKNDLILLKIKM
- a CDS encoding LytR/AlgR family response regulator transcription factor, which gives rise to MKCVIIDDEPLAVDLLKDFVSKVDSLELISTFNNAIDAVSFINQNNVDLIFLDIQMPHFSGIEFLNTIEKKPLIIFTTAYSDYAVEGFNLGAVDYLVKPIPFHRFLKAVVRAQQVLNPPTVQAISENTTIPELEQDFMFVRAEYENVKMNFADILFIEGLKDYVKIYTTDNKFTLTLISLIKLENLLFSKGFSRIHRSYIINIKHVKSIQKNKVLISDKRIPISESYKNAFFERINL
- a CDS encoding PorP/SprF family type IX secretion system membrane protein, coding for MELKIRILFVFIITSFYSYSQEGIPVYSDYLSDNYYLIHPSMAGAANCAKIRLTARKQWFGQDDAPSLQTLSFNGRIGERSGAGIIVFNDKNGYHSQKGVKLTYAHHIMFSRSELDLNQLSFGISGGLIQSQLDETSFGGTFDPIVFGSIQNNSYFNVDVGASYNFLDFYAHLTVQGLIETRRQLYTDYESDNLRKFLLSAGYVFGKSENITWEPSILFQYFDQTKEKSIDLNLKAYKNMDFGSIWAALSYRRSFDGARYSGGSGSGDQKLQYITPIIGLNYKKFMFAYTYSNVTGDVKFDTGGYHQITLGINLFCKRERYDCKCPAVN
- a CDS encoding sensor histidine kinase; the protein is MNIGTLKNTNSNKVLFHITIWTFFILTSLIQFYESPFRINNDFYVQWGTGIILFYLNYFYLVPILLLEKKYWLYFIFVLALILLFMVIRINYFIPEFNHLRMQNMMPPKMMPEEAKMFLKEGRMKFRLHKQPLFFKIGPSFFYLLITTISTIIRTLTEFYQNQQNKLIAETHRTNTELNYLRKQTNPHFLFNSLNSIYSLAHKKSDLVPDAIVTLSELMRYMLYETDNKTVALEKEINYIQNYIELQKLRLNNIEDIVINIHGDPKNKFIEPLLLISFIENAFKYGTDYKGAAHVKIKIIIIENDLDFWTENTIENYEKDPENSGIGLANIQNRLDLLYPNAHELTIKQDSQYYRVHLNLKLDKIQTDIQ
- a CDS encoding DUF6268 family outer membrane beta-barrel protein is translated as MKKKDLVLVLFWISFLNMKAQEKLIVDFNLKTEPTEKINFNETNTGIAIYKKIDDKNEITNKLEYTNLKIKYDAQAYYDFENLNQFNQIQNKFEISHKISEVTKLNFSVKPTINFQQNLGISDVSLLGSFQLKQQLTSKIGLNIGVERSTIFGTPKFIPTLSFYGKINQTNILIGFPDSAISYSNNERNKFSVSNNFNGNFYHLDKSLESYSNGTKISTSQITTAFEYERNMDKNWFVNFKAGYDFNKQYDLVDENNHKLYDFNSGDGYILSIGIKYKQ
- a CDS encoding gamma carbonic anhydrase family protein translates to MLIKAVNGKSPVIPDDCYIAENATIVGDVTFGDSCSVWFNAVIRGDVNFIKIGNKVNIQDGAIIHCTYQKHPTIIGNNVSIGHNAIVHGCTIQDNVLIGMGAIVMDNCVVESNSIIAAGAVLTQNTVVASGSIYAGVPAKKVKDIDQSNFAGEIERISNNYVMYSGWFKE
- a CDS encoding Kelch repeat-containing protein, translated to MNNFKKGILFATLLSGLFFTGCSNDDEDDELIGNWIKKSAFDGPARSSAASFVIGDYAYVTTGYTGDEYLKDLWAYNSNGDYWEQKADFVGIGRSSASAFELNGKGYIGLGYDGTNKLKDFYQYDPVSNSWEAKADFGGTARYGAVGFQVGGKAYFGTGYDGNYLKDFYQYNDTDNTWTLVSGFSGNKRRNATVFIINDKAYLGTGVNNSVNQADFWEFNPETEVWTRLRDIDQDDDDDYSWNDDYAITRSNASSFSLNGLGYVVGGEGIKTVWEYNPTTDLWIERTALEGAARTDAVGFAINNRGFLMLGRIGSTYFDDAWEFKPLEAQNDDDN